The Carnobacterium divergens genome includes a window with the following:
- a CDS encoding DUF896 family protein, protein MLSKEKIARINELANKSKSETLSLSEQQEQKELREEYLQAFRGGMRNHIEGMKVVDNDGTDVTPEKLKQIQKEKGLHDR, encoded by the coding sequence ATGCTATCTAAAGAAAAAATAGCTCGAATTAATGAGCTAGCCAATAAGTCAAAGAGCGAAACCCTTAGCTTATCTGAGCAACAAGAACAAAAGGAACTAAGAGAAGAATATTTACAAGCTTTCCGCGGTGGAATGAGAAATCATATTGAAGGAATGAAAGTCGTTGATAATGATGGAACAGACGTTACTCCTGAAAAATTAAAGCAAATTCAAAAAGAAAAAGGATTACACGACCGCTAA
- a CDS encoding GNAT family N-acetyltransferase, with the protein MDYRKATQDDYPLILKIWEQSVIATHSFLSAKDREAIKLEIPTYFPHLVLHLWVVNHGIVGFSAIQEECLEMLFLDEPSIGKGYGKQILNQLMKDFSIKKVDVNEQNHSAKKFYLKNGFVQIGRDAVDNEGRAYPILHLKLA; encoded by the coding sequence ATGGATTATAGAAAAGCTACACAAGATGATTATCCGTTGATTTTAAAAATATGGGAACAATCTGTAATCGCCACCCATTCTTTTTTATCAGCAAAAGATCGTGAGGCGATTAAATTAGAAATCCCAACTTATTTTCCACATCTAGTCCTTCACCTTTGGGTTGTAAATCATGGGATTGTAGGATTTTCAGCGATTCAAGAAGAGTGTTTGGAAATGCTTTTCTTAGATGAGCCTTCTATCGGCAAAGGATATGGAAAACAAATTTTAAATCAATTAATGAAAGATTTTTCAATAAAAAAAGTAGACGTCAATGAGCAAAATCACAGTGCAAAAAAATTCTATTTGAAAAATGGATTTGTTCAGATCGGTCGAGATGCAGTTGACAACGAAGGCAGAGCCTATCCCATTCTCCATTTAAAGTTAGCGTAA
- a CDS encoding acyltransferase family protein — translation MENKKRLKKSRYMPGLDGLRAIAVLGVIFYHLTPHILPGGFLGVPIFFVLSGYLITDLLIQEFQQNNKISLKQFWKRRLNRLYPALLAMLILVTGWITLFQRELLLNIRGAIISSLLYLNNWWQILQGESYFDRFATPSPFVHLWSLALEGQFYLVWPVIVVLATITIKKNSHIFYLFMGLSVISALLMAVLFVPNGDPSRVYYGTDTRAFSLLIGSAISFVWPSTKLKEEVPLKAKLILESVGLVALALLIFMMTTVMATNTFTYYGGMFLFSLVSGVLIGIVAHPATYLSRVLGMQPFKWLGQRSYGLYLWQYPVMVLYEVKIGDTSIHPTRHLLIQLLLIVLLTEASYSLIEMPFKKLNVKAILNWQVIVEKWHSLLNGTGVRGWLEKGSVAFICFTLLISTVGFIMAPTGENKSSTQLAEKIATNKAKLEEQKSTATKPKETVPLVEGITPTEMEKASQMKATFIGDSVMLSVVEPLQVIFPKGTIDGEVGRQLYNTAPVVERLKSEKKLGTPVILELGTNGAFTDSQMDELLNTIDKNTPIYLVNTQVPKNWKNSVNAGLISASKRFKNVRLIDWNQYSKDRTDWFYNDGVHPNEEGAKHYAQLIAKTVLTE, via the coding sequence ATGGAAAATAAAAAAAGACTAAAGAAAAGTCGATACATGCCTGGACTAGATGGCTTACGCGCAATCGCTGTTTTAGGTGTCATTTTTTATCACTTAACGCCTCATATTTTGCCAGGAGGTTTTTTAGGAGTTCCTATTTTTTTTGTTTTATCAGGTTATCTGATTACTGACTTACTTATTCAAGAATTTCAACAAAATAATAAAATCAGTTTAAAACAATTTTGGAAGAGAAGGTTGAACAGACTCTATCCGGCATTACTAGCGATGCTGATTTTAGTAACAGGTTGGATTACATTATTTCAACGAGAGCTTTTGTTAAATATTAGAGGCGCTATTATTAGCAGTTTGTTGTATTTAAACAACTGGTGGCAAATTCTTCAAGGGGAGTCCTATTTTGATCGCTTTGCAACGCCATCTCCCTTTGTTCATTTATGGTCACTTGCTTTAGAAGGTCAATTTTACTTAGTTTGGCCGGTGATTGTTGTTTTAGCAACAATTACGATTAAGAAAAATAGCCACATATTTTACTTGTTTATGGGGTTATCCGTTATTTCAGCCCTGTTAATGGCTGTTTTATTTGTGCCAAATGGAGATCCAAGTCGAGTTTATTACGGAACAGACACGAGAGCTTTTTCACTTTTAATTGGATCAGCTATTTCTTTTGTTTGGCCAAGCACTAAGTTAAAGGAAGAAGTTCCATTGAAGGCGAAACTGATTTTAGAATCTGTCGGACTTGTGGCATTGGCACTCTTGATTTTTATGATGACGACGGTAATGGCAACTAATACATTCACTTATTATGGAGGAATGTTTTTATTTAGTTTAGTCAGTGGTGTTTTAATCGGAATTGTTGCCCATCCAGCGACTTATTTATCTCGTGTACTAGGTATGCAACCTTTTAAATGGCTTGGTCAAAGAAGTTATGGATTGTATTTATGGCAATATCCTGTCATGGTTTTGTATGAAGTGAAAATTGGAGATACCAGTATTCATCCAACAAGGCACCTATTGATTCAGTTGCTTTTGATTGTACTTTTGACAGAAGCTTCATATAGTTTAATTGAAATGCCGTTTAAAAAATTAAATGTGAAAGCCATTTTAAATTGGCAAGTGATTGTTGAAAAATGGCATTCTTTATTGAATGGAACAGGAGTCAGAGGTTGGCTTGAAAAAGGGAGTGTCGCATTTATTTGCTTCACGTTACTAATTTCTACAGTAGGCTTTATAATGGCACCCACAGGTGAAAATAAATCCTCCACACAACTAGCAGAGAAAATAGCAACGAATAAAGCAAAACTGGAAGAACAAAAGTCAACCGCAACTAAACCAAAAGAAACGGTTCCGCTTGTAGAGGGGATCACTCCAACCGAAATGGAAAAAGCCAGTCAAATGAAGGCTACATTTATTGGCGATTCTGTTATGCTAAGCGTTGTTGAACCGTTGCAAGTGATTTTTCCAAAAGGAACGATTGATGGAGAAGTCGGACGTCAACTTTATAACACAGCTCCAGTTGTTGAACGATTGAAATCAGAAAAAAAATTAGGGACTCCAGTGATTTTAGAATTAGGCACAAATGGTGCGTTTACAGATAGTCAAATGGACGAACTATTGAACACAATTGACAAAAATACGCCGATTTATTTGGTTAATACGCAAGTTCCCAAAAATTGGAAAAATAGTGTAAATGCAGGGCTAATTTCAGCTAGTAAACGATTTAAAAATGTTCGTTTGATTGACTGGAATCAATACAGTAAAGACAGAACGGATTGGTTTTATAACGATGGTGTCCATCCAAATGAAGAGGGCGCGAAACATTATGCTCAATTGATTGCCAAAACAGTCTTAACTGAATAA
- the rnz gene encoding ribonuclease Z yields MELLFLGTGAGVPAKHRNVTSIALKLLEERNQVWLVDCGEGTQQQILNTTLKPRKIDKIFITHLHGDHIFGLPGLLSSRSFQGGESPLTVYGPKGIKDYILTSLKISGTHLKYTLNFHEIYEAGVLFEDQQFKVSCLELDHGIQSFGYRFEEADHKGMLQVEELKAIGVPFGPLYGRLKKGETVTLENGQVVDGKKYVGKDQKGRIVAILGDTRKHPNSAILAKDADVLVHESTFDGEDRKMARNYFHSTTFDAAEIAKEANAKRLLLTHISARYLGKDVVELQKEAKTIFDNSYVVKDFDEIIIPLTRTDK; encoded by the coding sequence ATGGAATTACTATTTTTAGGTACTGGCGCAGGTGTACCTGCAAAGCATCGCAATGTTACAAGCATTGCGTTAAAATTATTAGAAGAACGCAATCAAGTTTGGTTAGTTGATTGCGGCGAAGGCACGCAACAGCAAATATTAAATACCACTTTAAAACCACGAAAAATCGATAAAATTTTTATTACTCATTTACATGGCGACCATATTTTTGGTTTGCCTGGCCTATTGAGCAGTCGTTCGTTTCAAGGTGGCGAAAGTCCATTAACCGTTTATGGACCAAAAGGAATCAAAGATTACATTCTGACAAGCTTGAAAATTTCAGGAACGCATTTGAAATATACTTTGAATTTTCACGAAATCTATGAAGCAGGGGTTCTTTTTGAAGACCAGCAATTTAAAGTAAGTTGTTTAGAGTTGGATCATGGTATCCAATCATTTGGTTATCGTTTTGAAGAAGCAGATCATAAAGGAATGCTCCAAGTAGAAGAATTAAAAGCAATCGGTGTGCCTTTTGGACCATTGTATGGTAGATTAAAAAAAGGGGAAACGGTTACTTTAGAAAACGGTCAAGTTGTTGATGGAAAAAAATATGTTGGTAAAGATCAAAAAGGAAGAATAGTTGCTATATTAGGGGATACAAGAAAACATCCCAATAGTGCTATTTTAGCAAAAGATGCGGATGTCTTAGTTCATGAAAGTACCTTTGATGGGGAAGATAGAAAAATGGCACGCAATTATTTTCATTCAACAACTTTTGACGCTGCAGAAATTGCCAAAGAAGCGAATGCGAAACGTTTATTGCTAACTCATATTAGTGCGCGTTATCTTGGGAAAGACGTAGTAGAACTTCAAAAAGAAGCGAAGACGATTTTTGATAACAGCTATGTGGTGAAAGATTTTGATGAAATTATCATTCCGTTAACAAGAACCGATAAATAA
- a CDS encoding SDR family NAD(P)-dependent oxidoreductase — protein MGTNRNDLTGKVVVITGGSGGLGEQIAYAAARQNATVVVCARRINLLGKVRHNCEDLSGAPAFAFQLDVANPENIKEVVERIHDEVGAIDVLVNNAGFGHFEEALTFDMDLAEKMFRVNVLGLMYMTQLVAIEMADRGAGHIINIASQAAKMATQKSSIYSATKFAVLGYSNALRLELKPLGVYVTTVNPGPIETNFFEIADETGEYLKKVDLLVLDPTIVAKRIVGVINVPRRELNMPKLMEFAGKMYTLFPHVGDYLASTLFNNK, from the coding sequence ATGGGAACAAATAGAAACGATTTAACAGGAAAAGTTGTTGTCATTACAGGTGGATCAGGTGGCTTAGGAGAGCAAATCGCCTATGCGGCTGCTAGACAAAATGCAACCGTCGTCGTTTGTGCTAGAAGAATTAATTTATTAGGTAAAGTACGCCATAATTGTGAGGATTTATCCGGTGCACCGGCCTTTGCTTTTCAATTAGATGTAGCGAATCCTGAAAATATTAAAGAAGTAGTAGAACGAATTCATGATGAAGTTGGAGCAATTGATGTGTTAGTTAATAATGCAGGCTTTGGTCATTTTGAAGAAGCCCTGACTTTTGATATGGATCTTGCTGAAAAAATGTTTAGAGTGAATGTATTAGGTTTAATGTACATGACGCAATTAGTTGCCATCGAAATGGCCGATCGTGGCGCAGGGCATATCATTAACATTGCTTCCCAAGCAGCTAAAATGGCTACCCAAAAATCTTCAATTTATTCGGCAACAAAATTTGCGGTTTTAGGTTATTCAAATGCATTGCGCTTAGAATTGAAACCACTGGGTGTCTACGTAACGACGGTTAATCCAGGACCGATTGAAACGAATTTCTTTGAGATTGCGGATGAAACTGGCGAATACTTAAAGAAAGTTGATTTATTAGTTTTAGATCCAACGATTGTAGCGAAACGAATTGTTGGGGTTATAAACGTCCCTCGTCGTGAATTGAATATGCCTAAATTAATGGAATTTGCTGGGAAAATGTATACCTTGTTTCCACATGTGGGAGATTACCTAGCAAGTACTCTTTTTAACAATAAATAA
- a CDS encoding acetate uptake transporter translates to MKNEQHHVKQVIIDPTAIGLFGLAMVTLVASSQKLGWTENVSGVLPWAIFLGGIAQLIASNYDAKHNNVFGATAFAGYGLFWLGTGMSWMIQNGLFGEVLQSSFDPNELGFAFLGYFIFTVFMTVGALETNKVLFFIFFLIDFLFLGLFMSTFGIATDFFHMMAAVAEFLISILSFYGAAAAVLNGHFGFTFLPIGKPFGIIKK, encoded by the coding sequence ATGAAAAACGAGCAACATCACGTAAAACAAGTTATAATTGATCCGACAGCGATTGGATTGTTTGGTTTAGCAATGGTTACTTTAGTAGCCTCATCTCAAAAATTAGGCTGGACAGAAAACGTAAGTGGCGTGTTGCCATGGGCGATTTTCTTAGGCGGAATTGCTCAATTGATTGCTTCTAACTATGATGCAAAACATAATAACGTATTTGGCGCAACAGCTTTTGCTGGTTATGGGTTGTTTTGGTTAGGAACAGGAATGAGCTGGATGATTCAAAATGGCTTATTCGGAGAAGTATTACAATCTTCTTTCGATCCTAATGAACTAGGTTTTGCTTTCCTAGGTTATTTTATTTTCACAGTCTTTATGACCGTGGGAGCATTAGAAACAAATAAAGTCTTATTCTTTATTTTCTTCTTGATTGACTTTTTATTCCTAGGATTATTTATGTCAACTTTTGGAATTGCAACAGACTTCTTCCACATGATGGCGGCAGTTGCAGAATTTTTAATTTCAATTTTATCATTTTATGGCGCAGCAGCAGCTGTTTTAAATGGTCACTTTGGCTTTACGTTCTTACCAATTGGCAAGCCTTTTGGGATTATCAAAAAATAA
- a CDS encoding adenine phosphoribosyltransferase, producing MDLKQYIADVKDFPEKGIIFRDISPLMADGEAYRYATNEIAKYAKDKGVEMIVGPEARGFIVGCPVAYELGIGFAPARKKGKLPRETVEVSYGLEYGSDVLQIHKDAIKPGQKVMVCDDLLATGGTIAATIQLIEKLGGIVVGTAFLIELTDLNGRAQIEGYDIFTLMDY from the coding sequence ATGGATTTAAAACAATATATTGCTGATGTAAAAGATTTCCCCGAAAAAGGAATTATTTTCCGTGACATTTCACCTTTAATGGCAGATGGAGAAGCCTATCGTTATGCAACTAACGAAATTGCAAAATACGCAAAAGACAAAGGCGTTGAAATGATTGTTGGACCAGAAGCACGCGGCTTTATCGTAGGTTGCCCAGTGGCCTATGAATTAGGAATCGGTTTTGCTCCTGCTCGTAAAAAAGGCAAACTGCCAAGAGAAACAGTTGAAGTTAGCTATGGTTTAGAGTATGGATCAGATGTCTTACAAATTCACAAAGACGCTATTAAACCAGGTCAAAAAGTGATGGTTTGTGATGATTTACTAGCAACAGGTGGAACCATTGCAGCGACGATTCAATTAATCGAAAAATTAGGTGGAATTGTTGTAGGAACAGCTTTCTTAATCGAATTAACAGATTTAAATGGTCGTGCTCAAATTGAAGGATACGATATCTTCACTTTAATGGACTACTAA
- a CDS encoding LapA family protein, whose translation MKNQWRLVVGIILVLIVALFAILNVSEVPVNFGFAKVEWPLIMVILGSLFVGAIAAVLVSTGSSMQLKKQVKQQGKELTTFDQKLAERTESLKAEYENKLAEKEIALAENKKKMDSLEQELVTKLTTPPTEKTL comes from the coding sequence ATGAAAAATCAATGGAGACTAGTTGTCGGTATTATTTTAGTGCTAATCGTTGCGTTATTTGCTATTTTAAATGTTTCAGAAGTACCTGTGAATTTTGGTTTTGCAAAAGTTGAGTGGCCATTAATCATGGTGATTTTAGGTTCATTATTTGTTGGTGCGATTGCAGCAGTTTTAGTTTCAACGGGATCAAGTATGCAATTAAAAAAACAAGTGAAGCAACAAGGAAAAGAATTGACGACATTTGATCAAAAACTAGCGGAGCGTACTGAAAGTTTAAAAGCGGAGTATGAAAACAAGCTTGCAGAAAAAGAAATTGCATTAGCAGAAAACAAGAAAAAAATGGATAGTCTAGAGCAAGAGTTAGTTACAAAACTAACAACACCGCCAACTGAAAAGACGCTTTAA
- a CDS encoding GyrI-like domain-containing protein codes for MKYEWRKKEKSLYLPKETPTIVEVPELSYLTITGEGNPNMTSFSNAVATLYKASYTIKMLPKKGIIPDGYYDYTVFPLEGFWDSQIPVTNEQPLNLDQLIYKIMIRQPDFVTAELVAEIKETRLDSLAIELVDKLQFETIKEGRNIQMMHVGSYADEIHSFNKMNDYCKEMNLKKVGHQHKEIYVSDPKKVAPEKLKTVLRFPIH; via the coding sequence ATGAAATATGAATGGCGAAAAAAAGAAAAAAGTCTGTATTTACCAAAAGAGACCCCAACAATAGTGGAAGTTCCTGAATTAAGTTACTTAACAATTACTGGAGAAGGAAATCCAAATATGACCTCTTTTTCCAACGCAGTAGCAACTCTTTACAAGGCTTCCTATACAATAAAAATGTTGCCAAAAAAAGGAATAATACCTGATGGATACTATGATTATACGGTTTTCCCATTAGAAGGGTTTTGGGATTCCCAAATTCCTGTTACAAATGAGCAACCCTTAAACTTAGATCAGTTGATTTATAAAATAATGATTCGCCAACCTGATTTTGTAACTGCTGAATTGGTAGCCGAGATAAAGGAGACACGTTTGGATTCCTTAGCAATTGAATTAGTGGATAAGCTGCAATTTGAAACGATTAAGGAAGGACGAAATATCCAAATGATGCATGTTGGTAGCTATGCAGACGAGATTCATTCTTTTAACAAAATGAATGATTATTGTAAAGAAATGAATTTAAAAAAAGTCGGTCACCAACATAAAGAAATCTACGTGTCTGATCCTAAAAAAGTAGCACCAGAAAAATTGAAAACAGTCTTGCGATTTCCAATTCATTAA
- the lexA gene encoding transcriptional repressor LexA — MRKTPESRQIEVLQYIHEQVQLKGYPPTVREIGTAVSLSSTSTVHGHLSRLEKNGFIQRDPSKPRAIELTALGLSKLGVPMDKIPLLGTVTAGEPILAVEEATDYFPLPPHLQYANEALFMLTIRGESMINCGILDGDAVIVRKQSNADNGDIVIAMTSEDEATCKRFFKEKDHYRLQPENDGMDPIILSEVTILGKVVGLYRSHIF; from the coding sequence ATGCGTAAAACTCCAGAATCTAGACAAATTGAAGTATTACAGTACATACATGAACAAGTTCAACTAAAAGGGTATCCCCCAACTGTTCGTGAAATTGGTACTGCTGTATCTCTTTCTTCAACGTCAACGGTACATGGTCACTTATCACGTTTAGAAAAAAACGGCTTTATTCAACGAGATCCTAGCAAACCTCGTGCTATTGAGTTAACTGCACTTGGATTATCTAAACTTGGTGTCCCAATGGATAAGATTCCCCTTCTAGGAACCGTTACAGCTGGTGAACCGATATTAGCAGTTGAAGAAGCTACTGATTATTTTCCATTACCTCCTCATCTGCAATATGCAAATGAAGCGTTGTTCATGCTAACTATTCGTGGTGAAAGTATGATCAATTGTGGAATTTTAGATGGCGATGCTGTAATTGTTCGCAAACAATCAAATGCTGATAATGGTGATATTGTAATTGCTATGACAAGTGAAGATGAAGCAACTTGTAAACGATTCTTCAAAGAAAAAGATCATTACCGCTTGCAACCTGAAAACGATGGAATGGATCCGATTATTCTTAGTGAAGTAACCATTCTTGGAAAAGTTGTTGGATTATACCGTAGTCACATTTTTTAA
- the recJ gene encoding single-stranded-DNA-specific exonuclease RecJ yields the protein MLKSRMNWKLNQPQLNEAAITALSEELSTSPLVTTLLVNRGLDTKDKVQHFLKPDETWIHDPFLMYDMEKTVERITQAIENGQKIIVYGDYDADGVTSTAVLKETIEMLGGEVDYYIPNRFTDGYGPSVQAFEKLIEDGAELIVTCDNGVSGHEAIAKAKELGVDVIVTDHHEMPEILPEAYSIVHPKHPKGAYPFGELAGVGVAFKLATALLGEFPTELVDLVAIGTIADLVSLTDENRALVILGLEMLKSSERLGFLALAKVAGIEKETMTEETIGFTIAPRLNAVGRLGEAAPAVALLTTFDEEEAIELATFINTKNEERQAFVAKITEEAFQMIAEMKETPSVYLLAKSDWHEGVLGIVASKIVGATGKPALVLNIDAEKGIAKGSGRSVSAYDLYDAINEVRDLTTHFGGHHMAAGLTLPIEHIEALQTQLNHYALTHDLVGNLNEELAIDETIELADITVAAIEEIASLAPFGTDNPKPVFLLEHVQAEDIRKIGGNNAHLKLKATKNKVNLDVIGFQLGAVADEINDHSEVSLVGKLSINEWNGNRKPQLMLEDIAMDGLQVVDLRGSNLAAGLWVQGAACYLFYNKKSYQTHNDKVPMGSESVLIESKEDAEVFKTQHSTFVFIDCPNELEWIPSTIQGNAPEKLVTAFFSESESYLNGMPSRTQFGELFKFVATHKDVDIRHKLPLLANYLKIKDNLLIFMINVFFELGFVTIDNGVMNYVKDAPKKELSDAENYQKRLNQIEAEKILLYSHFAELEIWLKQQIKEAS from the coding sequence TTGTTAAAATCTCGAATGAACTGGAAATTAAATCAACCACAACTAAATGAAGCGGCAATCACAGCGTTAAGTGAAGAGCTTTCGACTTCTCCGTTAGTGACGACGTTATTAGTTAACCGTGGTTTGGATACAAAAGACAAAGTACAACATTTTTTAAAACCAGATGAAACTTGGATTCACGATCCATTTTTAATGTATGATATGGAAAAAACCGTTGAACGAATTACGCAAGCAATTGAAAATGGTCAAAAAATAATCGTTTATGGCGACTATGACGCTGATGGCGTAACAAGTACGGCCGTTTTAAAAGAAACGATTGAAATGCTTGGTGGGGAAGTAGATTATTATATCCCTAATCGATTTACAGATGGCTATGGACCAAGTGTCCAAGCTTTTGAGAAGTTGATTGAAGACGGAGCAGAATTGATTGTGACGTGTGACAATGGGGTTTCAGGTCATGAGGCAATTGCAAAAGCGAAAGAATTAGGCGTTGATGTGATTGTAACGGATCACCATGAAATGCCAGAGATTTTGCCAGAGGCATATAGCATTGTTCATCCAAAACACCCAAAAGGAGCCTACCCTTTTGGTGAATTAGCTGGAGTAGGCGTTGCCTTCAAACTAGCAACTGCACTATTAGGCGAATTTCCAACTGAACTAGTCGATCTAGTAGCAATTGGCACAATTGCAGATTTAGTTTCATTGACGGACGAGAATCGAGCATTAGTGATTTTAGGATTGGAAATGTTAAAAAGTTCTGAACGATTAGGATTTTTAGCTTTAGCAAAAGTTGCAGGAATAGAAAAAGAGACCATGACAGAAGAAACGATAGGCTTTACGATTGCACCGCGTCTTAATGCTGTCGGTCGTTTAGGTGAAGCAGCACCAGCTGTCGCTTTACTAACAACCTTTGATGAAGAAGAAGCCATCGAACTTGCGACTTTTATTAACACTAAAAATGAAGAACGCCAAGCTTTTGTGGCAAAAATTACAGAAGAAGCCTTCCAAATGATTGCAGAAATGAAAGAAACACCGTCTGTGTATTTATTAGCGAAGTCCGATTGGCACGAAGGGGTACTGGGTATTGTTGCAAGTAAAATTGTTGGCGCCACTGGAAAACCCGCCCTTGTATTGAATATTGACGCTGAAAAAGGCATAGCCAAAGGTTCTGGGCGAAGTGTTAGTGCATATGACTTATACGATGCGATTAATGAAGTCCGAGATTTGACTACTCATTTTGGTGGACATCATATGGCAGCAGGACTGACTTTACCAATTGAACATATAGAGGCGTTACAAACGCAACTAAATCACTACGCGTTAACGCATGATTTAGTCGGCAACTTGAATGAAGAACTGGCCATTGATGAAACGATTGAGTTAGCCGATATCACCGTTGCAGCGATTGAAGAAATAGCTAGCTTAGCGCCATTTGGCACAGATAATCCAAAACCTGTTTTCTTACTGGAACATGTTCAAGCAGAAGACATTCGTAAAATTGGCGGCAACAACGCTCATTTAAAACTTAAAGCAACAAAAAATAAGGTGAATTTAGATGTAATTGGCTTTCAATTAGGTGCAGTTGCTGATGAAATCAACGACCATTCTGAAGTGTCGTTAGTCGGAAAACTTTCTATAAATGAATGGAATGGCAATCGTAAACCTCAATTGATGCTTGAAGATATTGCAATGGATGGACTTCAAGTTGTTGATTTGAGAGGCAGCAATTTAGCAGCAGGTCTTTGGGTACAAGGTGCCGCCTGTTATTTGTTTTATAATAAGAAAAGCTATCAAACGCATAATGATAAAGTTCCAATGGGCAGTGAAAGTGTTTTGATTGAGTCCAAAGAAGATGCGGAAGTTTTTAAAACGCAACATTCAACCTTTGTATTTATCGATTGTCCAAACGAATTAGAATGGATTCCGTCAACGATTCAAGGCAATGCACCAGAAAAGTTAGTTACAGCCTTTTTTAGTGAATCGGAAAGCTACCTAAATGGGATGCCAAGCCGAACACAATTTGGAGAATTATTTAAATTTGTAGCCACACACAAAGATGTCGACATTCGTCATAAGCTACCTCTTTTAGCAAATTATTTAAAAATCAAAGATAACTTATTAATTTTCATGATTAACGTGTTTTTTGAACTAGGATTTGTTACAATAGACAATGGCGTAATGAACTATGTCAAAGATGCTCCTAAAAAAGAGTTGTCTGATGCAGAAAATTACCAAAAACGACTAAATCAAATAGAAGCTGAAAAAATCTTGCTGTACAGCCATTTTGCAGAATTAGAAATCTGGTTAAAACAACAAATTAAAGAAGCCTCGTAA
- a CDS encoding GNAT family N-acetyltransferase, whose product MTWKIKRFNELTTTELFQIYQARVNVFIVEQECFYPDVDDNDLISIHVFNEQNGQIQAYGRIIPNQEKLMFGRILTVKEQRGTGLGKELLTIILKTIEDTFPNQAVEIQAQAYLQNFYSQFGFEPINGEIYLEDAIPHIDMIKK is encoded by the coding sequence ATGACGTGGAAAATAAAAAGATTTAATGAGTTAACAACGACTGAGCTTTTTCAAATCTATCAAGCTCGAGTGAACGTTTTTATTGTCGAGCAAGAATGTTTTTATCCAGATGTAGACGATAACGATTTAATCAGCATCCATGTGTTTAATGAACAAAATGGCCAGATTCAAGCTTATGGGCGCATCATTCCAAATCAAGAAAAATTGATGTTTGGTCGTATTTTAACAGTGAAAGAACAACGTGGGACTGGTTTAGGCAAAGAGTTATTAACGATTATTTTAAAAACAATTGAAGATACTTTTCCAAATCAAGCCGTTGAAATTCAAGCACAAGCTTATTTACAAAATTTCTATAGCCAATTTGGCTTTGAACCAATCAATGGTGAAATTTATTTGGAAGACGCTATTCCTCATATTGATATGATTAAAAAATAA